Proteins encoded in a region of the Nicotiana tomentosiformis chromosome 9, ASM39032v3, whole genome shotgun sequence genome:
- the LOC138898407 gene encoding uncharacterized protein: MEMLKQIQVNIPLIDALREMPGYAKMMKDLISHKFDFQDLATVTLTQTCSVVMTRPIAEKLSDPGSFTISCTIGSYAFAKALCDLGASINLMPLAIYKRLGIGIAIPTSMLLQLADWTVKRPSGILDDVLVQIGKFVFPVDFVILDCRVDGEIPIIFGRPFLATGRALIDFVDVILDEEDETLNAKDPLAACLVNLDEVDG; this comes from the exons atggagatgttgaaACAAATCCAGGTGAACATTCCACTGATTGATGCCTTGAGGGAGATGCCTGGGTATGCCAAAATGATGAAGGATTTGATATCTCACAAGTTTGACTTTCAAGACTTAGCCACTGTTACACTAACCCAGACCTGTAGTGTTGTCATGAcgagacccatagctgagaagttgtcagacccagggagtttcacaatctCATGCACAATAGGcagctatgcttttgctaaagcattgtgtgatttaggggcaagcataaacttgatgccattggctatctacaaaaggttaggcattggaataGCAATacccacatccatgttactacagctagccgactggacagtgaagaggccatcgggtatccttgatgatgtactAGTGCAGATTGGAAAGTTTGTGTTTCCagtagattttgtcattctagactgcAGGGTTGACggggagattcccataatttttggaagaccattcttggccactgggagagctctaattgatt ttgtggatgtaattttggatgaggaagatgagactctgaacgctaaagaccctctagcagcctGTCTCGTGAACTTAGATGAAGTAGATGGATAG